The Cytobacillus oceanisediminis genomic interval CCTATGTTGTTTAACAATCGCGCCCTTTAATGGAAGATTGTTCACAATAATAATTTGAGATAAAAGAAGCTTTAGAAATTTAAAAAAAGTCCCGATTTGTTAAAATAAAAAAATACATATTAACCTAATCATTTGAATAACGTTCAGACAGTTTCTTTTTATGTGACTGAAACACTTCTTCTAGAGGGATATTGTACTTGTTTGCATTCACAATTAAATTACCTAATACATCCCCTAATTCTTCAGTAACCCTTGTTTATTCTCCTCATAAGGTCCCTTAATTTCATCAGGCCTGCCCCGTTTGTCAAAGAAGAAAAAGGCTGCCTTTTTTTGCGGCCTGATCTTTAAGGAAAGCACCCAGTTAGTTCAATAAGAAATTTTTACTGGTCATTTCAAGTCCTAATATTATCCCAGCCATAAACAAGTTCTTTGAGTTTCTTTCCAGCAATCTCTACTTCAATTTTATCTATTATCTTACCGCCTATCGTCTCATAAAATAACCTTGAATCATTTTCTTCTAAAACAAAAACAAGCATTGAATTTATCCCTAATTTCTCTAATTCCTTAATTACTGGATTAGTAAGTGCCTTACCTATTCCTTGCCCTTGGAACTCTTTTAAAATATAGATTGAACTTAGTTCTCCTTGATATTCTTTATACTTCCCACTTCTTTCTATACCACCAGATGAAAATCCAACAATCTCCCCTTTATCGTTTTCTGCGACAAAACATTTCCTTTTGGAATATTATTAATCCATAACTCTTCTCGTCTTTGATATGATAAATTATTTAAGAATTCATCTGGAATAATATTTTTATATGTTGTTCTCCAACTATCAACGTGTACTTCGGCAATACCCTTTGCATCATTTAAAACAGCTTTTCTTATGTTCATTAAATACACCTCTCATAAAAGTATAAGGTGTATATTCCATTTAATTACAAATAATCCTTCTTCTTATTAAACTAAACTCCCTCAATAAAAGAAGCGTACATATCCGATTACTCCTGATTTCTTAGATTTTCATAGCTATTTACCTGCCGGTAAATGGGTTTCAATTGGAGGATAGTAACTGAAAAGGATATATTTGGGCACGCCGAGAAAAATGAGCTACAACCCACTAACCAATCTATTACAAAAATTGGTGGAGTAGTAAGAATATGACCGCACTGGTAGATGTCCACATATCTCATGGAGGTCAACCCTCCCATGCCTCACAGAGTCTTCGCTCTCAAATTCCTTCGTCCAACCTTTCCATGAGGTGGATGTCGGCCATGCTGCCCCACAGGGTCCATGCCCGTAATTTAGTTGCTTTGCCGACTAATCCGTGCTTCAAATGTCTCCAAAACTATGAGCCAAGAACTATTTCTAATCTAAACGAAACCAGAATTAAGCGGCCAGTTCTGCCTTCTTTGATCCTGCCAAGTGAGGGATATCTTTTAACATCTTTTCTTCACTAAATTCAAATTGCTTTTTACTTATACTAAAGAAAATACGAATCAATTTATTACACAAAGCGATAAGGGACTGCATCTTCTTTAGGGTTGTCTGGCCGTTGTGTAAAGTAAGCATGCAGGGCCTTAAAAGCTGAATTTTTGGCAACGAGAATCATGCAAACCCTAAACAACAGAGCCCTTAGCTTCTTCCGTCCTCTCTTGGAGATGGTGGTTTTTCCTTATGCTTTCCAGACGTATTTTCCTTCAGACTCAAGCCAGCCAGCTTAATAATTTGTCGGGGGTGAGTGTACTCACGTAGGTCACCCACTTCCGCAAAGAAACCAGCGACTGTATCTCTTCCAACACCCTTGATCGCTAACATTTGGGCTACACCTGGAATTTCATCAAGCAGGTAATCTATTTTTCCGTCCAATTCTTCGAATTCCTTCTGAATCAAATCATATTTAGCCAGAAGAGTTTTCAGCTCCATTTTTGCCATCTCAGAGCCTTGGCGAAGTCCGATGGACTAACTCGCTGCTTGCTTTAACTCCCGAATCTTATTAGCACCTACACTTCTTTTTACGGATTTTCTTAAATGGATAAGCAATTCATCTTCTGTGAAATTGGCTATTTCATGCGGTAGAGCATAAAGCCGTAAGAATTGTAATGCAGCCTTGCCCTCCCACTTCTTAAAGACCTTAAGAAATTCCGGAAAATACCGGTCAATCCAGTTATGCACCTGGCCCTGGACCGTTTGAAGGTCCTCGGCTAAAAGATCGCGTATTTTCTTTGCCACACGGAGTTCGGCATAAACACCTTGCGGTAGGGTAGGTTCGGCGTATCTTCCGTCCTTGACCAGTTGGGCAATGACTTTGGCATCTTTTACATCATTTTTAGTTGGAGAATTATCATCAAGTTCCTTGCTTTTCTTTACGTGCAAGGGATTTACAGCTACAAACTTAATCTCGTTCTCTTTTAAAATATGAGCCAGGTTAAACCAATAATGACCTGTTGGCTCCATACCGACAATCACTTTCTCCATACTACGTGCTTTCTTCGTTTCCGAAATCCAATGAAGAAAATGCTCAAAACCTTCTTTTGTATTTTCAAAATAACAAGGGGTTCCAAACTCCATTCCCCTGAAATCCTGGGCACGTGCCACATGCTTGAATTTCGCGGTATCCACCCCTATAATCAGGGTGTAAGGAGTAATTTGAGCAATCTACTTATTCTGGTTATAATTCATTTTAAAGCCTCCTGGTATTTGAGTAATGTCCTTTTCGCTTGCCGGCTTCAGGACTCTCTCATTCTACCAAGAGGTTATTTTTTTGTTCAAACTCCATTTTCCTTCATTACAGGAATGCTGCCCCTTTTGTTAAAAAATAAAAAGCCGCCTAGTCTGGCAGCTGATCTTGAGCATATGGACCCTTTAGCTTAAGTACAAATCTTCACAATCTGTGTTTTTCATTAAGATTCCTATTGTATTACAGCAGCCAATGGGTGAAGCTGTTTTACCTCTTGTATTGATAGGTGTAAACTATAGTTTCCATGTTCGAGAAGTTTATTAAGAAAAAGATTTAATTGTTCTTGGGATTTAACTTTTATTTTTAAATGGTAACAGCCTTCTCCAGATACTCGGTGAGCTTCAACTACCTCTATTCGACCTTGAATAAAACGTATAAACGCATCATGATTAGCTGTTTTCATATGAACAATGACAAACGCTGTATAAGAAAGCCCTAGTTTCAGTTCATCGATTATAAGGGAGTAGGCTTTAATAACACCACTTTCCTCAAGCTTTTTAATACGATTCCCTACTGCTTGGCCAGTCATATGAATTTGTTCTCCTAAGTCCTTCCATTGAATACGTGAATTTTCAGTTAGTAACCGGAGGATCTGAAAATCAATTTGATCAATATCCATAATAAAATCCTTTCACCGTGAAATTATTTGATATAAAAGTCTTTCATCAAAGTATCGATAAAAATCAAGATATTATTTATCATTTTATTATACTGAATCTTTAAATGAGGTGGAAAAAATGAGCACAGCTTTAATCATTGTCGATATTCAAAATGACTATTTTCCTAATGGAAAGATGGAATTAAGCAATCCTGAAAAAGCAGCCGCTAATGCTGCTAAAGTTCTTAATTGGTTTAGACAGAATAACAAAGATAATATTTTCCATGTGCAGCATATCGCAAGTGATCCAGGGTTAGGCTTCTTCCTTCCGAATACGGAGGGAGTTAAACTAAATGAAGCTGTTCTGCCATTAGAAAACGAAAGCATTATTATTAAAAATTTCGCTAACAGCTTTTTAAAGACACAATTAGAAAGCAAATTAAAAGAAAAAGGAATAACCAAGTTAGTGATCACAGGTATGATGACACATATGTGTATTGATGCAACAGTTAGAGCTGCTGTGGATCTAGGCTTTGAAACTACATTGATTGAAGATGCATGTGCGACAAGAGACTTATCTTATCAAGACAAGGTCGTGCCAGCTGAACAGGTTCATTATGCGTTTGTCAGCGCACTTAACGGTATGTATGCCAATGTAATTTCGACCGAGGATTTCCTGCAGCAGAACAACTAATTAAATTGAAAAGGGAGTTTGTTTAAATACAAATTCCCTTTTTTGCTGTTGTTTATAAAGTACAAACCTGCCCCGTTAATTGAATAATTTTTTTACCTATTTGATAGGTCTAATTATCAATCACAATTTCTCCTTCACCATTTGGTATTTCAAAACCATTAAGGTAAGAAGTTAAAATTTCTTCTGAAATAGTGAACGCGTTTGCATCAAATCGTTTGTTACGTAACTTAAGTCGTTCACGTAAATCATTAGGTTGAACTTTTAAATAAATAAGTTTCCATTTACCCCCAGAATCCTCAATAAGTTTTTTATATTGGTACCTTCTTGCACGATCCCAAAAACTGAAGTCGATTACCACCTGCTGTTTATCGTGTATTAACTTTATTAAACGATTGCGTAAATTTTTTTCTGCATCTTTCTTGTATTCCTCAATTTTTTCAATTGGGAAATCAATCCCATAACGACCATTAACAGCCCATATTTCTTCATCAATAGAAAGACGCAAAAAACCTTCTTTTTCCAATTTTTTTGAGAAAGTAGTTTTCCCAGAACCAGTCACACCACACATCATCACCACTAATGGGGTTAAATCATCTCGTTCACGATAAATCAAGTCAAAATTAAATTTTTCAAACACCCTTACATCCCCCAATTGGGAATTCCCTCCTTACCCTAAATTAATCCTCAATCGACTTTATGGTAAATGCCCCTTCCTATATTTAATATATCTCGTCAAGAACCAGCAGGATTATTTTTTAATCGTTCTCTTTTATCTTCAGGCGTTTCATTACCAATAGTTTCTATAGTGAATATATTCTATATTTTATCGTCTATACCTTTTAAAGCTAACCTGCCCCTATAGTTAATAATAAAAAGCCGCCTAGTTTGGCAGCTGGATCTTAAATCGGTTATTATGGTCTTTGTATATTGATTAAACCTACTTACAATAGTGGCTCTAGAATTTAATCAAATAAAGTTTGTCTAGGTTCAGCCATTCCAAATTGTGCCCATTCTTCTTTTGAAGGACCGTAAATCCCTGGAACACTAAGTCCTGCTTGTCTCATTAGTATAGTCATTTGTCCCCGGTGATGAGTTTGATGTTGGTTTAAAAATAATAACAGACTTCCCTTTGTCATTTTTGTTCCAAAGAAATCAATTTGTTCCAACAGGGTCTGATCAGTCCAGTGAGTTTCCAAAGCCTCAATTAGGTTATTTGATGAACTAGTATAGCTTTCAGCAATGAAATTAGCTGAAGATGGAACAGACCAGTCTTCACTTGGAGCTGCAAACCTTAAACCTGCCTGTGAACTAATTACTTTAATAGCAGTGACCGTATGCCACGCAATACGCCCTAAAGACCATTGATTTGGTGTGACTTCCTGCTTTAATGATTCATCTGTGAGATTCTTAAGAACCCTGCTTGTAGCCCCAGCCTCAAATTCCCAGGATTTAAAAAAATCGCTTAAGCTATGATACATTTTCAGACTCCTCTCAATTTATACTCATATTAACATTCTCCCTCTTTATTAAATTACCTCCTCCTTTTTTCTTTAAGTCTGTACCCCAGAAGTTTTGGATTTCCGATCATTAACTGCCCCGTATTTTTAATTAACTTAAAAAGTAAAGTACATTATTTTTATACCTGCTAATCAAACTAAGAATGGTGAATTCAAATGGCTAATTCAAGAACTAACCGACTGCTTATTGGAAGTACAATCTTATCTAGTGCTCTTAGTATCACAATTATTGCTTTAACAATATATCACCATGTTACAATTCAAGATAAAATCGATGAACTGAAGAGGGCTTAGGAAACTAAGCCTTCTTTAACTACTTGCCCCATAGTCGAATAAGAAAATGAGCAGCCGCAGAACTTTTTTTAACCAGCAGCAATCATAGTTAATCGGGATGTATTACGATGAAAATGACGAGGGTCGAGGGAAAATGGTAGTTAATCGAGAGGAATAACGACGAAAATGACATGGGGCCAGGGAAAATGGTAGTTAATCGGGATGTTTAACGACCAAAAGGACGAAGGTCCAAGGAAAATGGTAGTTAATCGGGATGTTTAACGACCAAAAGGACGAGGGTCAAAGGAAAATGGTAGTTAATCGAGATGTATTACGACGAAAATGACATGGGCCAGGGAAAATGGTAGTTAATCGGGATGTATTACGACGAAAATGACGAGGGTCGAGGGAAAATGGTAGTTAATCGAGAGGAATAACGACGAAAATGACATGGGGCCAGGGAAAATGGTAGTTAATCGGGATGTTTAACGACCAAAAGGACGAAGGTCGAGAGAAAATGGAGTTAATCGTAATGAATTACCAGATTGATTAGTGAAAGAACAAATCAAAATTCCGGATTTTTCATTTGCTGTATTGACTCTGCAACATCGGAAAACAATTTAAAGTCTCCTGGATAAATAACACTGTCACTTCCACCGATAGTTCCATACCTATCAATAAAAACTGCTTGTAAAAACATAAAATAATTCCTCCGAAACACCTGTAATTTTTAATAAATTATTCTGTATTAATTAAAGGAAGTCCTGTATTTTGGAAATTACTGCTTTAACTAACCTGCACCGCCTGTTAAATAAGAAAAACGTCCCTGCATTTGCGCAGGTACGTTTAAACAATTACTTTTCTGCTGAGATTATTAAGAACATAGGTCTACGGAGTTCATCTTTCATTTTAGGAATACTGATTAACATTTCCTCAGAGGGAATAGGTTCCTTAATTGTCCTTATATTAAATCCAGCATTAATTAAGACATTGATATAAGTTGAAAATGTGCGATGGTATTTTATAACGTTTTCAGTTAGAAATGTTGTTTCACGTAATCCTTCCAATTGGTAATTGTCAACTGCCCAATGCAAACGATTCCCTTTGTCATCATGATACCAATCTTGTTCGTTCCGAGAAGTGAAGATTGGATGTTCAACTGAAAAGACAAAAGAACCTCCAGGCTTTAAACAATCATAGACCTTCTTACAAATTGCTTCAAAGGACTTAATATAATGAAAAGCCAATGAGCTGATGACAACATCAAATGGAGAGTCTGAAAAATCAATGTCTTCAATTGGCATTTTAATGTATGAAATGAAGGAATCATGAGTCATTTCACGAGCTTGTTCAAGCATTTTTTCAGATATATCTACTCCAATAACAGACCTCGCTTGCTGTTCACGAGCAAAACGGCAATGCCAACCGAAACCGCATCCCAAATCTAGTACACTTTTATTTCGGAGTTCTGGTAAAAGTTCTTTTAATACATGCCATTCTCCAGCAGCTTCAAGTCCTTTGACTGAACGTGCCATTTTTTTATATGCAGAAAAGAAATTCACATCATCATACTTGTTTTGCTTCATTTTATACAACTCCTAAAAATATTAGTTAGCCTCCTAAAATTAAAACAGCATCTAATTCAGGAGGCTATCTATCTCCTTCTAACCATTTCTTTCACCTCATTAAAAGTTGCACCTAATATAACACAATGCTTCTTAAACAAACTTGCCCTGTTTGTTTAAGAAAGCAAGCGGTCCTGTATGCTGCTAAGCCTAGCCAAAGCACCCTTTAGCAAAGAAAATCAAGTGACTATGATTGAAAAGTGTAGGCAGAAGACGATTTAAGCAGACCTTCTACACCGTTTGGAAAGTAGGGCATTAATTTATTTGCCCTTTGTAAATCAACCCATTTTATTTCTGCGATTTCCTCTTCATATCTAATTTCACATTCTCCCTCCAATATATTTGCTTCAAATGTTATAAATAAAGCGTGATGACTTTTCTCCTGAAAAAATGCTTCATTAACTGCTAAAACATTTCCCGCCTTAATAGTTAGTCCTGTCTCCTCTTCGACTTCACGAACAACAGCTTGTTCTAAACTTTCATCTTTTTCAACTGCACCACCAGGAAGTGACCAACCTTGTCCTTTATTATTAACCATTAAAATTTGTTCACTATCTTTGTTGTAAATAAGGGCGTAAACGACATCAACTCTTAACATATTATCCTCTTCACCTCTATCTATTGTTTTAGATAGCACTATTAGTAAAAACATATACCTTCTTAAACAAACCTGCCCTTTTGCCTAATAAGAAAAACAGCGATATTCTAAATTGAACGATCGCTGTCGTACCAGGGCTTAATAATTAAATAATCCCATACTTTTTTAATGCATAGTCAATTCCATTTTCACTTGATTGTTTAGTGACAAAATCGGCAGCCTTTTTCAATTTTTCGTTTCCATTCCCCATTGCTATACCTAACCCCGCCAATTCCAACATATCAATATCGTTTTCACCGTCACCAAAAGCGATAGCTTCCGATTTATCGATTCCAAAGAAATCTAAAGTTTTCATAATAGCTTAAGACTTTGAAACATCCTCCTGCAAAACATTTAACACATAAGGATGCCATCTTTTAAATGTTAGATGTGGAAACTTTAGTTCATACTTCTCAACTGTTTCATCATTTGCAAACAAACACAATAAGAATATATCTTCATTATGAAGTCTGGGGCATGAATAGGTAAAGTCCATAATCCTGCATCACGGAGGTGTGTCCCATTTGCCGTAACATGGTAGCTATATTGCCGCGATGATAAGATCCGTGAGTAACAACATGCAGCACCGTTTCAGAAACAGTAGTTTCAAGTAATCCAGCATAGGGGTTATCAACTACTATCACCTTTTCAATATTTTCCTGGCTGTTCAAAAGTTCTTTGTAACGTTCAGATAACTCTAAAAAGGTCTTTTTCATTTCTTCAATACTTTTTGTTTCTGCCTGCTCTTTTAATTGTTCTGCATACGCCAATGCTTCTTTCATATTTTCTCCTGAAATAATATTAAACCATGTGTAATCTGTGGTATAAATGTGAGTCAGCACCTTTGAAATTGAAGAAAAACCTGTTTGAATTTCCTTATGATAAATGTCTTGGGGAAGTTCTTTTAAACGGTCAATTATAACTCCATTTGCCCATACGTGGTAATCGTACATTTTTAATGCGGGATGTGTCATTTTAAACCCCTCCTTTTTTCGATCATGTTTTATTTTCAATTGATTTCTAAGAAAAATTACCTGATGTTTTTAAACACCTTTATTAGTGAACAGTTTCTGTTTTTGTATTTCAATTATCTATACTCTTCTCCTGCTAACCTGCCCTATGCTCAGCAGAAAAAAACTCCTCGTTTGCCAGCTGAATCTTCAACACTTGTCTTTAACCGTGCTTCTCCCTAAAAGCCTTTTTACTCTTTCAATTTGACCGATATGTCCTCGTATATGTTCGACTCGGAATTCCAGTAATTCTATGAATGTAAATCGCCCAGCATCAGCATACACTCCAACTCTTTCAAGTTGTTCAGCTTTCAAATTATGGAGGATAGGAAGCATACTGGAGCGAAGCATTTTAAACAGCAGAAGGTATTGTTCACGGTCTAATTGATCATAATTCAATGAATTCACCCAAGCGTCTTGATCAGGCGACGTTAAAAGCGGTTCAGGTTCTGACAAAACTTTTTTCAGTCTATGTGTAGACACCAATTCAGAATCTGTTATATGTATAATAATTTGATGTATACTCCATTTATCCTTTCCTGGCTTGAACCTAATCTCTTCCTCAGACAACTCTCTAATGGATTCTCTTAACATCTTATGTCCTTGACTGTACTCTTCAATTAACTCCTCCATTTGTTCCTCCTTGATATTTTGAATTTTAATTTGTAAGTGATCCCATTTAATTGGTCTTTCACTGCTTCAATGAATTTTCTCCTAGAATCTCTTCTTCTTTACTTGTCTTATAGACTTCATCTTGTACAAAACCTATTTCATTGCCATCTAAATCTAGTGTTCCATTATTGCAAACATTGCTTCCCCTTCATGCTCAAAATGTACATATTAGGATTTCCCGGGGCCTGGAGCCTCCAACAGAATAGCCTAAAACATCTTTATACCACTCCAAAGCCCTGCTTACCTCTTTAAAATTTGCTCGAACGTGTAATAGTCTTGGTATCATTTGCACTGCCTCTCCAACTACTATCAATATTAAAATGGTTATATAGATTTAATTCATCATATATATAAAAAATCCTTGTTCAACTATGTTTGTCCTGTAACATAAAATTTAGTTTAATTGTCTTCTTTCCCATTGTTGATTCCATTACGGAATAAAAAAGGACCGGCTGCAATTACAGCCGGTCTAAAAAAAAGAAAGGATTGTTTATTAACCTGATTATTTTCAATTTCTCCATATTTTCTACATAGATATTATTTTTGTAGCAACTGTTTGTTGAAATGCCTGATCATGCTCAACAATAACCATTGTAGGATGAAATCTTTGAATAAGCTCTTCAATCTGCATTCGCGAATATATATCAATAAAATTTAACGGTTCATCCCAAATATATAAATGAGCTTTTTCACATAAACTTTTAGCTATAAGCAGCTTTTTCTTTTGGCCTCCGGAATAATGAGAAATATCTTTCTCAAATTGTATCCGGTCAAAGTCCATCTTTCGCAAAATGGATTTAAATAGAGTCTCATCAATCTTGTGCTCTTCAATAAAATCCGATAACAGCCCTTTTAAATTAGAGGTATCTTGCTGGACATAGGAAATGGTGAGTCCTGAACCTGCAGTTATTGAGCCTGTATGCTGAATCGGAGTTCCTAGTATTAGTTTTAAAACACTGCTTTTTCCGCTTCCATTCTTGCCATCAAGTACAATTCTGTCACCTTGTTCAACTTTAAAACTAATAGGCTTATTTACTATTTGGCCATCGTACTTAACAGACACATCAGTCAAAGAAATCAATTCATTGGACTGAAATTCAAATGGTTCTAATTTTAATGATTCGGTTTTTTCTACATTTTTAAGCAGTTTTGATTTTTCCTCAATCGCTTTTTGCTGCCTTGACTCCAGGCTCTTTGCTCTTTTCATCATCTTTGCTGCTTTATGTCCTACAAACCCCTTGTCCAGCTTAGAGCCCGAATTCGTTGTTCCATTCTTGGAAGCCTCCACTTGATTAGACCAGCCTGCTGAGCGCTTTGAAGATTGCTTTAATCTCCCAATGTCTTTTTGCAGGCGCTGATTTGCTGCCTCTTGGTGTTCTTGCTCCCGATCAAAATTTAGCTTCCATGAAGAATAGTTACCACTCTGTACTTCAATATTTGCTCTATTTATAGATAAGATATGGTCAACGCATCCATCCAAAAAGATTCTATCATGTGAAATTAAAATAAACCCTTTTTTCTTCCTTAGATAATCAGAGACCACCTTTCGTGCATCAGTATCCAGATGATTGGTTGGCTCATCAATCAAAAGAAATTGACCCTCATTCAAAAATAGTGCAGCAAGCAATACCTTTGTTTGTTCTCCATTTGATAATGTATTAAATGTGCGGTACATGACCTCTGCATCAACATTCAAATAGGATATTTCACGAAAAAATTCCCAATCTTCTGCCTGGGGGCAAATCTCTTCTAAGATTTCATGCGTATACTTATTTTTATCCGAAACCGGATAAGGGAAATAATTAAATTCTACCGAAGAGATGATTGTCCCGCTATACTCATAATTTCCTAGTAACAAATTAAAAAATGTTGTTTTACCGCGTCCATTCCTGCCAATAAAACCTAGTTTCCAATCCGTATCTATTTGAAAGTTTACACCTTCAAAAATATTGTCAAAGCTGCCTAGATAAGAAAAAGTTAAGTCTTGAACCTTTATCATCGACATAATTATTCCTCCTTTGTATATCAATTCATTCTTCTTTTTATACAAAGTCGGTATACCCATCTATTTTACTAGTTCTCCGTATAAGTTTGATGGATACTAACGACTTATACGGAGTCTACATGCGTAACAATTGTGTCTGAATTGCTCATTTCTCGGTCTCCTTTATTATTTAGATTAGATTTTATACGATCTATCTTATCATTGGGAGTATAAAAATCCTCCCATTAAATTATTAGGAAGGATTAGTCTTTAATATTAAATAAGCTCCTATTTTGCCAGCGGAATCATGACAAATAAAAGTTGGTTTATAAAAATGGATAGACTAACCCCTATATTTTGTAGTTTGAAGTTATTCATTTCAAATAAAAATATAGATTAGTTAATCATTGTCCATCCATCAGTCCTCTCATAAATCGTATCCTTATAGTAACAATTTTTTTCCCGGAATACAATATCACAATAGTTCATTTCGTCTAGATTCCCATTTTTCCCCAACATCACATAGGTGACATCTTCTTCAATTAACCCGCCCCGTTAGTTAAGTAAGAAAAAAAGCCGTCATTTAGCAGCGGGATGTAAATGTAATGCACCCTGTAGTTTTCAAGCAGGGAAGCACTTTTTAAGAAATGCTATTTGGTCTGCAATAACTCCTTCTCTCACCTCAGGATTATAAAATTCAAAGTGAGGAACAGGATAGGACTTTACTTCAACGTTTGGAATGCTTTTAATCATTTCCATTGTTTGAGGCCCTTGTGTATCTTTATCGTACTCACCATAACATATCAAAACTTTAGCTTTTACTTGCCCCCCACTATTACTTGGTTTATATTTCATCATTTCAATTAATGCCCGTGGTGCTACTTCATTACGCCACGTTTTTGATTGCATTCCTGCAATGGTCTTTGATGCTTCCTCGCTGGTCATCACAGCCAACTCACCTACTTGCCCAACAACAGGGATATAAAATGACGGCTCTCCTTTTTTTCCGCGTTTTAGGTCTTTATACATTGCTCTTAAAAGGCTAACTGTCCCCTTTAGGGAACGTCCATTATTTTTGGGAAATCCATTGAACGGAATTTGTGAAATAACAGTAGATATATCTGATGATATGGCTGCCACCGATACTACATGACCACCACCTAGTGAGCTTCCCCATAGAGCCAATCGTTTGCCATCAACAGATGGCTGCCCCTTAATAAAGCTAATAGCAGATAAAAAGTCTTCCTGTTGTCCTGCTATACTCACTAATTGTCTTGGCCGACCTTCGCTTTCACCCAGATTTCGATAATCAAAAGTAAAAGCGGCAAATCCAGCCTGTGCAAAGCTTTTAGCCTTGGCGATCATACTTGGAGTATCTTGTGTTCCCCCAAAACCGGAACCCATAATGATACATGGTAACTGATTATCATTTTTTACTTGATACAGATAACCGACCATGTTATATCACGGCTTTTGAATGTTAATTTTTCTACCGTTACAATATTTTCACTCATAACTCTCCCCCCTTTTTATAAAAAACTATTCTTAGCATTTCTAAAATATTTTTAAACTCATCACGGCGGTCACATATTCTTATTTGATATTTCTGCTTCCTCTAACCTGGCCCTTTACGTTGAAAAAAAGCCGCCATTTGGCAGCTGGATGTTAAAGTAATGCACCCTATAGTTTAAGTGTATTTCTTCACAAAGTTATTCTTTTATTACAGGAATGCTGCCCCTTTTGTTTAACAAAAAAAGCTGCCTGATTAGCAGCCCGTTCGTTTTAATAAGTCATTAATTTGTTCATATTCTTTTCCATTACAACTGTATTAACAGGGTAACCATTAGGATTAGTTACAATTTCTTCTTTAGTAACAATATAACCCATATTCTCGTATAAACTTATATTTTTAGATAATGAAGCACGAACTCGACAT includes:
- a CDS encoding Lrp/AsnC family transcriptional regulator; amino-acid sequence: MDIDQIDFQILRLLTENSRIQWKDLGEQIHMTGQAVGNRIKKLEESGVIKAYSLIIDELKLGLSYTAFVIVHMKTANHDAFIRFIQGRIEVVEAHRVSGEGCYHLKIKVKSQEQLNLFLNKLLEHGNYSLHLSIQEVKQLHPLAAVIQ
- a CDS encoding cysteine hydrolase family protein, which codes for MSTALIIVDIQNDYFPNGKMELSNPEKAAANAAKVLNWFRQNNKDNIFHVQHIASDPGLGFFLPNTEGVKLNEAVLPLENESIIIKNFANSFLKTQLESKLKEKGITKLVITGMMTHMCIDATVRAAVDLGFETTLIEDACATRDLSYQDKVVPAEQVHYAFVSALNGMYANVISTEDFLQQNN
- a CDS encoding AAA family ATPase translates to MFEKFNFDLIYRERDDLTPLVVMMCGVTGSGKTTFSKKLEKEGFLRLSIDEEIWAVNGRYGIDFPIEKIEEYKKDAEKNLRNRLIKLIHDKQQVVIDFSFWDRARRYQYKKLIEDSGGKWKLIYLKVQPNDLRERLKLRNKRFDANAFTISEEILTSYLNGFEIPNGEGEIVIDN
- a CDS encoding DinB family protein — encoded protein: MYHSLSDFFKSWEFEAGATSRVLKNLTDESLKQEVTPNQWSLGRIAWHTVTAIKVISSQAGLRFAAPSEDWSVPSSANFIAESYTSSSNNLIEALETHWTDQTLLEQIDFFGTKMTKGSLLLFLNQHQTHHRGQMTILMRQAGLSVPGIYGPSKEEWAQFGMAEPRQTLFD
- a CDS encoding class I SAM-dependent methyltransferase, whose product is MKQNKYDDVNFFSAYKKMARSVKGLEAAGEWHVLKELLPELRNKSVLDLGCGFGWHCRFAREQQARSVIGVDISEKMLEQAREMTHDSFISYIKMPIEDIDFSDSPFDVVISSLAFHYIKSFEAICKKVYDCLKPGGSFVFSVEHPIFTSRNEQDWYHDDKGNRLHWAVDNYQLEGLRETTFLTENVIKYHRTFSTYINVLINAGFNIRTIKEPIPSEEMLISIPKMKDELRRPMFLIISAEK
- a CDS encoding NUDIX hydrolase, translated to MLRVDVVYALIYNKDSEQILMVNNKGQGWSLPGGAVEKDESLEQAVVREVEEETGLTIKAGNVLAVNEAFFQEKSHHALFITFEANILEGECEIRYEEEIAEIKWVDLQRANKLMPYFPNGVEGLLKSSSAYTFQS
- a CDS encoding DinB family protein — protein: MTHPALKMYDYHVWANGVIIDRLKELPQDIYHKEIQTGFSSISKVLTHIYTTDYTWFNIISGENMKEALAYAEQLKEQAETKSIEEMKKTFLELSERYKELLNSQENIEKVIVVDNPYAGLLETTVSETVLHVVTHGSYHRGNIATMLRQMGHTSVMQDYGLYLFMPQTS
- a CDS encoding DinB family protein, translating into MEELIEEYSQGHKMLRESIRELSEEEIRFKPGKDKWSIHQIIIHITDSELVSTHRLKKVLSEPEPLLTSPDQDAWVNSLNYDQLDREQYLLLFKMLRSSMLPILHNLKAEQLERVGVYADAGRFTFIELLEFRVEHIRGHIGQIERVKRLLGRSTVKDKC
- a CDS encoding Lsa family ABC-F type ribosomal protection protein — protein: MSMIKVQDLTFSYLGSFDNIFEGVNFQIDTDWKLGFIGRNGRGKTTFFNLLLGNYEYSGTIISSVEFNYFPYPVSDKNKYTHEILEEICPQAEDWEFFREISYLNVDAEVMYRTFNTLSNGEQTKVLLAALFLNEGQFLLIDEPTNHLDTDARKVVSDYLRKKKGFILISHDRIFLDGCVDHILSINRANIEVQSGNYSSWKLNFDREQEHQEAANQRLQKDIGRLKQSSKRSAGWSNQVEASKNGTTNSGSKLDKGFVGHKAAKMMKRAKSLESRQQKAIEEKSKLLKNVEKTESLKLEPFEFQSNELISLTDVSVKYDGQIVNKPISFKVEQGDRIVLDGKNGSGKSSVLKLILGTPIQHTGSITAGSGLTISYVQQDTSNLKGLLSDFIEEHKIDETLFKSILRKMDFDRIQFEKDISHYSGGQKKKLLIAKSLCEKAHLYIWDEPLNFIDIYSRMQIEELIQRFHPTMVIVEHDQAFQQTVATKIISM